A segment of the Pseudoalteromonas piscicida genome:
CAGCCTCGCTACGATGACGCACGTATCGGTTATTTCACCAATCAGTTTGACGTGCAAACATCACCAGATTGGGCGCCGTATAAAGACGTTATTAAGCGTTGGAACTTAGTGAAAAAAGACCCGAGCGCAGCGCTTTCTGAACCTGTTGAACCAATCGTATGGTGGATTGAAAACACCACGCCAGTCGAATGGCGTGACACGGTTCGCGATGGTGTACTAGGATGGAATAGCGCGTTTGAGAAAATCGGCTTTAAAAATGCCATTGTGGTTAAAGTACAGCCTGACGACGCTACTTGGGATGCAGGCGATATCAACTACAATGTCCTACGCTGGACTTCATCACCTCGCCCACCGTTTGGCGGCTATGGTCCGGCAACTGCCAACCCGCTTACTGGCCAAATTCTTGGTTCCGATATCATGCTAGAGTATGTATTTATGCGTAACCGCTGGATGTATGACTCACTCTACTCTCAAGGTCAAATGAGCCATGGAGCTGAGGCATCAAGCGATACATTACACTGTTCGCTTGGACATGAAATGCAAGGTCAATTGATGACGGCAAGCCTAGCAACAGGTGCTGACATCGAACGCAAAGAAATGCTACGACAGGGCTTAGTACAGTTGGTTCTTCACGAAGTAGGACACACCTTAGGCCTAAACCATAACATGAAGTCTTCAATTTTGTGGGGCCCTAAAGAAGTACACGACAAGTCAAAAACACAAGGTATCGTAACAGGCTCTGTGATGGACTACGCGCCAGCTAACATCGCCCCACCAGGCGTTGAGCAAGGTGATATCTTCCAAACCAAACCGGGTCCATATGATGACTGGGCGATAGAATTTGGCTATAGCACGGCACTTAACGATGACACCCAAGAGCAACAGCGCCTTGAAAAAATCTTATCTCGCTCAGGCGAGCATGGCTTAGCTTTTGGTAACGATGCCGACGATATGCGTGCGCCGGGCCGTCATATTGATCCTCGCGTGATGATTGGTGACTTATCGTCCGATCCAGTAACATACGGCGTTGACCGCATGACCCTGATCAACCATCTATTCACCGAACTAAAAGACAAAGCACGTGTTGATGGTCAGTCTAACCAACAGTTATTAACCTCTGCAAATATGCTGTTTGGTCAATACCGTGGTCAAGCAACTGTGATTTCACGCCAAATTGGCGGTGTATACGTTGAGCGCAGCGTAGTGGGTACAGAAGGTGAAACGAAACCATTTACACCAGTACCACTTGCGCGCCAAAAAGCAGCAATGACCGCGCTAAAGGAAATGGTTTTCGCACCGACCGTGCTTGAAAATATGCAGCCTCTTTATAACTACATGCAAGCACAGCGCCGTGGCTTTAACCACTATGGTAAGAACGAAGATCCTAAAGTCCATAAGATGGTACTTGGCATGCAAAAGTCGGTACTAGACCAGGTACTACACGCGAATGTATTACAACGTATCAGCGACTCTGCGTACTATGGTAACGAATACAGCCTAAACGAGGTTATGAACGAGCTGACCGCCGCTATTTTCGTTGCCGATAAGAATGCAACTACCTTAAGCCAGAACCTACAAATTGAGTACGTTTCTCGCTTAATTAATGTTGCAGGGTTGAGCAAAGCGAGCAAATACGACAATTTGGCAAAAGCCGCTGCACTATTCCAACTGCAGAGTATTTTGGATAAGAGCACAGCTTGGGGTGCCGATCAGGCAACTAAGGCACATAAAGCGTATATTGACCGTATGATCACAAAAGCGCTAGAAGCGTAACTCGAAAATTTTTGTATTACGCGAGTGAAATGAGCGAAAACGTTAAGGGCTAGCAATTTGCTAGCCCTTGTTTTGTCTGGTTATATCACTAAGCTAAAGCAGGTTTCGAGCGATAGTGCTGAATACAACCTAATTGCGCCGCATTAGTCAGTAAAATCATCACAAACATCAACACGTGAGCGACGCTAACATGACCTAAGCTCAGTTCAGCAGCCAACCCAATTCCTCCCGCTAAAAACTGCAGTGAGAAATACCTAGCGCTTAAGTTAGAGACATCACCGCTTTTAATCGTTTTATAGGTTTGTGGCATGACTCGAATTGAACTCATCACTAGCCCTAAGTAAGTTAACGCATTTAATAACGCAGCAGCTTCGACGTTCTTTGCCAATAAAAGCCCAAATGGCAACGTCGACAAACCAAGCAAAAGTGCTAATTGATTACGCTGTTTCGAGCTTGCGTTGTACCGAATAAAATAATATAAAATAAGTGCACTTAAAGAGCCTGTAATAACAAAAGGTAGCACCATAAAAAAACGTTCAAAGAAAACGTTGTAGGCAATAAAGTAAGAGCTTTGTGCAACACCAAAACTCATCATTAACAGTGATACACCTGACACACTGCGATTTTTACGGATCTTCCTAATCAAAGGAACAAAGCTTAAAACCAAAACGAAAGAAGAAACGATCGGTAAATATTCGCTCAATGCCAACTCCAAATGTCTAAATTGTTGCTAAGTTAAAGTGCTGTAAAACCTTTAAAAACACATTGTAAATTTATGATTTTTAAGGTTTTATTTTTGAAGGCGCGCATTTTAAGAGCTAACTTTTAAAATACAACTGGACGCCTAACATCCAACCTTGAATAGATGGCAAGGCTGGAATACAGGTGTATATAAATAAATACAAGGAATTACTATGAAGTGGCTATTCATTATACTTACTAGCATTGGCTTGAGCGGATGCAATTCCACTCACACCACTACAGCAGACATGAGACAGAAGGTAGATGTAACTTCTCTATTCAACCACTCTCTTTTTGCGCTGAAATCAGTTCCTTCAGAACAACAAATCTTCACTTTACCTAAGCAAGAAGCAGAAGCTTTATTAACCTATGTTGAGCGGTTCAGAGGTAAAAATGTAACCAAAGACGAAATTCTTGGTAATTTCCTTCAGGCAAAAATTGGCCACTTTTCTTACGACGGTGAAACATTCATAGCCAGTGAATTGCTAAATCAGCAGTCCGGAAATTGCATTTCTCTAGCTATATTATCTCAGGCTTATGCCAATATTCTCGGTATTGAAACTAGTTACGCCAAAGTCGATAGCTTTCCAATCTATCAAAAAAATCAAAATTTCGTACTCACCTCAAGTCATTTTAAGACAAAACTAATTACACCAAAGGAAGAATTAGCAACTCTAAATAACAGACTTTCCTTTAGCGGAACTGTTGTTGATTATTTCCCTGAGCAGGATAGTGTATTCTCAGGGAATGCACAGTATGAAGATTTAGTCGCAAAGTTTTATACCAATTTGGCCGTTTCCGCTTTGTTGGAAGCTGACTATGATATGAGTTATTCTTTATTGTCTGCTGCGCTCAAATACGCCCCAAGAGACGCTGAAGCTATCAATATTGCCGCACTGTTACATAAGCATGTTGGTGATAGAAATAGTGCGAAGCAAATCTATGATTATGCCTTCAACAATCACCTCACCAGCACCAATTTGTTATTGAATTACCTTAACTATATTCCCAAAGACCAAACTAATCTCAAGAATATGATCCTAGCGGAGCTTGAACAAAGCCCTACTTCCCCTTTCGATACCCTCTCGTTAGCTTCGAGCTACATAAAGCAACAGCGCTATAAAAAAGCCAAGGAGCTTATTGAACCTTTATTGTTGAATTATCATTACTTGCCGGAAGTTTATGTCGAGCTCGGGAAAATTGCTTATTTAGAGCAAAGATACCAAACCGCATCTGAATACTTCGAGCAAGCAGTCAATAAGTCCAGAGAGCAGTATAAAAAGGACCTATACACCGCCAAGCAAAAAATGTTGAACCATTTATTGGTTCGTAATGAGGATATAAAATAAGGAATGACATAAGTTAAGTAAAACTTATGTTAAAATAATATATATAAAACTTTACAAAATACATTATTGTTTCTATTTTGGTGTGTGGATGTTCAAAAAACATACCACCAACTAGTCGTGCTCAACAGTGCACCCAAGGCTTGGTTCGGTATTGAACGACGCCCAACTTTTTATCTCAAGTTGGATAACCACACACTCAAAAGGAATAACAATGAAACGACACATTCTTGTCACAGCATTAGGTTTAGCATCTGGTATCGCGATGGCACAAGCGCCATTAACGGAAGCTCAGATGATGGAATATACCAGCAAAGCTAGCAAAGCAATGATTGGTAAAAAGTACGATCTCAACCTTCCACTTATTACTCAAAACAGTGCTAAAAATACTTCAACGTCTACACAGACCATTGTGCAAACGGTTTCACACCCAGATGCAAGCTACATCAAACTACACTTTAAGAACCTCAATCTTGCAAGCGGCGGTAAACTCGTTGTTCGCTCGGAGGATAGTGGCGAGCGCTATGAATATACCCAAGCAAACCTCCGCGCTGCAACAGTTGATCCAAACCTCGGCGATGACGGCGTTAAACAGTTTTCTGCTATGTCAGTCTCTGCTGATAAAGTCATCATTGAATATACCCCAGGCCAAGGCAATGCTGGCAAAACACCCGAAATCGATTTTTACTATCATGGTACTGAAGGACAAGCAACTGTTGAGGGCTTGACCGATGTGACGCCCATGTCAACTTGTGGCGCAATGGAACGTAAAGACGTGCAGTGCTGGGCGCAATCGCACCCGGTGGAATTCGAGCGTTCACGTCCAGTCGCCAGACTGCTCATGAACGGCAGTGGTTTATGTACGGGTTGGCGCGTTGGTGCCGATAACCGCATGTTTACCAATAATCACTGTGTGGGATCAGCATCAGAGCTGGCGAATACTGAGGTATGGTTTAACTATCAAAGCACGAGCTGTAACGGCAGCCAGCGCGAAACTGTGGTAAAGGTCACAGGCAAAGACTTCCTTAAAACAGATTACACGCTAGATTATACGCTGTTTACCATCAATGATTTCGCTAAGGCCCAGCCGTTTGGTTACTTTGGCTTAGATGTGCGTAATCCATCGCAGGGCGAGCGTATTTACATACCTCAGCATGGTTCAGGTAACCCTAAAGAGCTGTCGATTGAGTCTGATCAAGACACCAATGGACTATGCTCTGTGAACCAAGCAACGGCGAATGGTCGAGGTACTGGTACAGATATAGGCTATTACTGCGACACTATTGGTGGCTCATCAGGTTCACCAGTACTTGCAGCCTCAACCAATAATGTTGTTGCGCTACACCACTTAGGTGGATGTACCAATAAAGGCGCTAAAATTAGCTTAATTTGGCCTCAGGTTTCGACTCACTTTGGTGGCCAAATTCCTGTTGGTGATAACGGCACGACCGATCCATTGCCTGTTGCGTTATTTACTTACAGCTGTAATGACCTAAGCTGCAGCTTCGATGGTTCAGGATCTAGTTCACCAAATGGTTCTATTACACAGCATAGTTGGCAGTTTGGTGACGGCGCATCCGCTTCAGGTGCGCAAACTTCACATAGCTTCACAAACTCTGGCAGCTATACCGTAGAACTCACCGTGACAGATAGTAATGGCGACACCGCGTCAACAACACAACAAGTTGCCGTGACGCTACCAGGTGAAGAGCAAAAGCTTATCAAAGGAGTTGCAAAAACGGGGCTTTCTGGAGCGAGAAACAGTGAGATATTCTTCTATTATGATGCACCTGCAGGCGCGAATACAGTGACATTTTACACAAGCGGTGGCACTGGTGATGCTGATATGTACGTGCTCAAAGGCACAGAACCCACAACCAGTAATTGGACTTGTCGCCCTTATCGCTCTGGCAATACTGAATCTTGCAGCCTCAATGAAGGGGCTGGGCGTTATTGGGTGATGATCCGCGGATATAATGCATACTCAGGTTTGCAAATCGTAGCAGATCACAACTAGCCAAACTTCGAATAAACAAACTGAATGATTTGCGGGGGCTCGCCCCCGCTTTTTTGATAGCAATCTTCAGCGATTACCTACAACTCATACCAAACACTAAACCAAACACGGTTTTCATTGGTCATGTTACGCCCCTCTATACGACCCACTCCAGCACTAAACTGCAGATCGGTTAATCCTGCGGGAGCAAAATCAGCGGCCTTGTCTAATATCACTCGAGACAAAGGTAAGCGCATCTTAATACCGTAATTTTGCCCAATTACTTCTCCTTCTAACTGATGCTGCTTATAAAATAACTTAGGTTTACCCTGCTGCCATGAAGTTGCAAATTCATAGCCTAAATAGCGGCTTCCCGTAGCAAATAGATGCGGTAACATAGGTTCGCTGACAGCATGTAAACTGTTACTAATGCTAGTGCTGGTAAGCGCTCCACCACCCACAGATAGAGGCAATTCGCTGCTGTAGCGGCTATCGACCGATGCGTAGAATGGAATTTGCCATGCTTTAGCGAACAGATTCACCTGATAATCAAAACCATCTAATTCACCTAGCCACTGAGCTGCAGAGACTTGCAATGCTACACCATGCTGCTGAGTATCCCACATTGCACGACCGTTAAAGCCATAACGCCCGCCGTTCCATGTCTTTTCACCATGTTGCACACGAATAACACCCAATTCGGGAGCGAGGTAGTTCAACGCTTCACCAAAACGATAGCTAGATGACAAGGCAAATTGCTTAAAGCTGCTCTCATTCGAGGTATTAGCTTGTGGCGAGCGAGACTGCTTATCCGCTTCTAGCTCTTGATATCCAGCATCAAACGTCGTTTTCCAGTTTTCATGACGATATTCAAGTTGGGCAAATGCGCCCATCAACGCGCCATTATTCATACTTTTCTCGGCTCCAAGCTGCCAAGCAAGTTGGCGCAGCACATCCTGCCCTTTTAGTGACACGCCCAAACTATCAAAGGAGGCGCTATTTAATGCGCCAGATAAGGCGATAGAATAAGACTGTTCGAACACAGAATAATCAGAACTGGGCAGCACAGTTTGGTCTATCTTAGCCGCAGGTAATTGATGGGGATGCAGCTCTTTTTGTTCCGCCTCATCCACTTGCTCCAACACGCTCACAGTGCGCCAAGCCGGAGAAACTATTTTGTTAACCTTAACACCTTCAGGGGTCGCATAGCTCACCAGTAACTGCTGTGAATGGGTAATAATTTGCTCAAGCGGTTTAGCACTTGCAGGTAAGGTCTCAAGTACTTTACTTTCCACATCATAACGCATCACCGCTAAGTGGCCTGCGACTCCGGAAATAAAGTACAGCTTGTCATCATCATGAGACCAAGTTAACCCCGAAAGGTATTGATGTGACTTGGGTAAGTAGACGATTTCGGTTGTATCGTGGCTAAGATCTTTAACAACAAGCTGCCAGCGTTTATTAGGAGTAACATGCACATAAGCTAATGTCGTCTTTTTATTAGAAAGCACGGGAAAGTCATGGACATCACCAAGCTTACTTGTGGTGATTGGCGCTTGCTTGCCTGAGTCCAACTCCATGATCACTAGCTGTGAGTAACCCAAACGGGACACCTCCGCAATAACGGTATTAGCATCAACAATACTAAAGCGGCGAATACCCGCGCCTTCGGTTAGTTGTTTAGGCTTTCCAGTACCAACTTTCCAGACAAATAAATCATTAATAAAGCTATCGTCTGCATCCGGCGTTTTTGCAACGAAGTAAATATGGCTGTCATTCAGCCATTGGGGGTAATAGATACCAGCAAAATTATGAGCATTAAGCTGCGCGAGTCGCTTCTTTGGAAAGACTTCAGGTGCGATATCCACAATATCTTTAGGATCGGCATTTAATATCGCTTCATTGCGCTTATTAAATTGCTCAATGGCTTCTACATTTTCTTTGCTTTCGTAGATATTGAGTATGACTTGGCGTTTACGATTTTGCTCTACCACCAAAAACTGACTGCCATCTGGAGAGAACGCGATATCTCGAGCAGCATACGCAAACTGCTGCCAAAGTTCACTCTGTGTCGGGATCAAGGCTTTCTCTTGCTGCATGGCCTGATAGCTATATTCAACAATAAAGCGACGATATAACTGGCTGGCTGGCGCTCCAAAAGCCCCACTAAATGCGGTTTCAAAACTGCGAGATTCCACCGCCTGCACTCTTGTCCACACGGCATCTAACGTCTGTGCGCCATAATTATCCTCAAGCCATGCTAGAAAACGTACGCCGACTAAGTACGCCATGGAATTGGAAAGATAAGACTTGTCGCCATCATCTAAAGCGCTATAGGTCGGTAATGCGCCTTGCTGCGCGTAATAACGCACAATGCTCTCACTATAGTTATCGTACAAACGTCCTCGCCCCGTTAATCTAGACTCCAGCAAGGTCGCATAGCCTTCGCTGACCCAACGCGGTAATACCGCATCGAGCAAGTCGGTAATATCGTGCCAATCTCTGAGATGTTGTCGCCATTGGTTACGGCTAGGCTGTGATAGATGAACGAGATGAATATATTCGTGCAAAATGAGCAACTGCTGCCAACTGGTGTTATTTGCGATGACGGAATCAGCTTGAGGCGGCGTTGCTTGCAGTGCCATCATTGGTTTATCTGTGCTGGGTAATGCAAAGCCATTGGCCGCATTTTCTGGATCGTAAATAATCACATCAGCACGTTCACTCAAGGCTCTACCTTGTTGTGCCAGCACTTTATCTCGCACTACCTCCAGCTCATTTGCTGCAGAATACGCCCATTGCTGAAGCGACTGAGGATAATGCACATTGAAGTTTTCAGTTTTGATGGTTTGCCACTTAGCCTGTAAACCAAAGCTAGTAAAAGCAACAAAAATTATCAGTAGCGCTCGCATTACCTTTCCTAAATAAATTCAGTTGCGCTAGCTTAACAAGAGATGTAAAGAAAAAGTGTGCTTTTTAGTAACAATTTCTTGCGCACGTTACACCTTAAAACGTCTATTTTGAGGCAAGCAAGATATGAGTTGCTCTAAGTGCACGTAATTTTTCAGTGCTTTTGTGGCTGTGCGAGGGTGATAAACAGGCTAAGTACCCCTAGTGACACAGCAAACACAAAAAATACCACGGTTGAACTCAACCCAGCCTGCCATTTTGCCGCAGCGATTAAACCCGCGCTCAATAACACCGCCAACTTTGCCTTGGTATGTGCATGTGGGTTGAATGATTTGGAGTAGCTATACGCCATAAAGATAAAGCCGCTGGCCAACAGATAAGTGACTAACATGGTAGCTCCTTGCCAAGGTTTTGAAGGAACTTTAATTATATGCTAATGATAATTATTATCAACAAGGTAAAGTGATTTTTATTAATCCACCTGGGTCGGTGTTGTGACAACTCAGTTGTCCATCGTGTAACTCCACAATGGTGCGACTAAAGGTTAACCCTATTCCCTGCCCACCTTCTTTGGTGGAATAGAAAGGTGTAAGCATGTTATCTAGGTTGGCAAAGCCTGGGCCATTGTCTTGCACATCAATCACCGCTTGTTGCTGCTGATAATAAGCATGTAGGGTCAACTTGGCATTTTCACCACAGGCCTCAATGGCATTTTTAATTAAGTTAATCAGCACTTGCTCAATTAAAGCTTTATCAAGATTGAGCGTATTCACGGTGCAATTTACTTGGATGTCGGTATCCTCAAATAGCGCAGCAACAGAAGACAGTAACAGCATGATAGAGACAGACTCACGATCTAACCTTGGGGTTTGCGTAACCTTAGCGTATTGGCTCACAAATTGTTGTAAATGCTGGCAACGCTGACCAATAACACTTAGCGCATGCTGCTCTTTTTCGTCCTTTGCTCTTGCCAATAAGGTTTGCGCTAAGGAGCTTACGGGTGTCAAACTGTTGTGGATCTCATGGCTTATTACTCGGATTAAATGTTGCCAAGCTGCCAGCTCCTTTTTACGTAATGCCTTAGTGATATCGAGTGCGACAAGTAAGGAAAACCGCTTACCTTCTTGAAAGAATTCACTGCTTTGCAGCTGCCACCGAGATTGCTGCGCTGTGTCTGCAAAATGCCAGTGATTATCTTGTTGCACAAGCCCAAACTGAGCCGCGCTTATTCCCTTACACTCTAACCAAGGGCGATGGTAAAGCAACTCAAATGCCCCATTGGCGTAGGCAAGTTTGAGTTTTTCGTCAAACATCATAATAGGCGTATTAAGGCTGTCTATTAGCTGATAAATGATAAATTGCTGACTATGATAGCGGCGCTTTTGACTGTGCAGCTGTGCACTTAAGGCCAGCAAGCGCTGTTCAAACTCAGCTACCACGCCCGCTGTATAATGTGGCTTAATGGTTTGAGTAAAATCACTTTGTGCAATCGCTTCTAGCTGCCAATTAGCACGCATAGCAATACGTTTAAGATGAGACAACAGTATTTGTTGTAGCCTGCCCAATAACCCCAGCACACTCACCGATACGGCAGCCACCCACGTTACCTCAAGCTGTAATTGCAGAAGCAGCAAAGTCAGTAAAACCGTACAGCTAATGGTCAACAGCGTACAGTAGGCCCCAAGTCGCCACTCGGCGCTAGCCAGATGTTTTAAGACCATATTTTTCCAAACGCCGATAAAGAGAAGAAGCCGTGAGCCCAAGTCTTTTAGCAGCTTCTGCGACATTGCCTTGAGCACGTTGCATCGCTTGCTCCACCATTTCTTGCTCCACTTGTTGCAAGGTCTTACTTGGCGTATCACTGGTCACTTTAGGTGCAGCGGTAAAGCGTAGTTGGCAATCACTGAGCTCAATCTGCAAGCCCTCCGCCATTAACACGGCACGCTCCATGACGTGACTTAACTCACGCACATTGCCGGGCCAAGCGTGTTCAATCAACGCAGCTTTAGCCGCTGGGCTAAGTTCACGAATTGGCTCACCATGCTGCGCACAAAACTTAGCGACAAAATACTCAGCCAACGGCACGATATCGCCAAAACGCTCGGCGAGCCTCGGCACTTCAATCACAATCGTGTTGATGCGATATAACAAGTCTTCTCGGAACTCACCAGCTTTCACTAAAGCGTCTAGATTGGTATTGGTTGCGCAAATAAGGCGGCAATCCGCTTGTTGCGTCTGACTGCCACCCACAACTTCATAACTGCCATTTTCCAGCACCCGCAGTAATTTTGCTTGTAGAGGCAATGGAATAGTCGCAACTTCATCCAAAAATAATGTGCCCTGCTTTGCCATCGCAAAACGACCAACACGATGCTGCTTTGCATCTGTAAACGCCCCTTTGCTGTGACCAAACATCTCACTTTCGAATAATGACTCTGGCACTGCGCCCATATTCACCTCAACCCAAGGTCCTGCTGAACGATTAGACTGTTGGTGTAACCACTGAGCGAAATGACTTTTGCCCGCGCCACTTGGCCCAGTAAGCAGCACCCGAGCATCGGTTTTTGCTACTTTAGCAAGCTGCTTATATAAAGATTGCATCGCCTGAGAGCGCCATTGAAACGCGCCGCGCTCACTGTGTTTTGCTACGATACTCGCTTGCTTTAATGATATTTTGAGTTGTTGCTGCACGGCTTGCAGCAGCTGCTGATTGTCCCACGGCTTTTCGATAAAGTCGCTCGCACCAAGCTGCATTGCGGACACCGCTAACGCGACATTTCCCCAACCGGTAATACAGATCACAGGCACATTAAGGTTGGAGTCACGTAGCCAGCGCAAAAAGTCCAATCCTTCATTGCCTGAAGTGGTATCGCGGGAGAAGTTCATATCGAGCAAGGCTAATGACACTTGCTTAGCGCTGAGCAGTGGTTTGGCAAGCTCTAAGGTTGCCGCCTCAATTACATTGAAACCTTGGTCTTCTAAAAAGAATACAGCGCTGAGGCGTACTTCGGCGTTATCGTCAATAACCAGTATTGTGGACTTTTCCATAGGGAGAATTTTTATTCTTATGGGTTTCAGCGGAGCAAGGTGTGCTCCGCGAATATGAAATTATAACCAACGGATGATAGTACTTAGGGTATGGCTTTCACCCGGTGCAAGTTGCACGGCATCGTCCATTACGTTACAAGCTTCTAAGCACAACATCTTGTGGTATTCATCATCATTAAAGTTGCTTAAACGCTGTGATTTTTCAATCCATGGATTCCAAAGCACACAAGAAGTTGAGTTTTCACGTTTTACTTCAATAATGCCCGCAGGCGTGTTGATGGTTTGTACTGGGCTTGCTTGGGTGTATACCATATCGGTTTCGCGGGCAAAGCCAACCACTTCGGTTTGCTCAAATGGACCTTCATCAAACTCGATATATTTCGCGCCTTGTAACCCGTCTACCGTGGTATTACTTACTTCTGGCGTTGGGAAATACGTATGTAGGGCTTGCGTTAACGTAA
Coding sequences within it:
- a CDS encoding zinc-dependent metalloprotease — its product is MKKTALSIALALTFASAPSFAKKDKKEEEKTIASIIENKTSIDGLFPLYQDKESGEYLMQLNESQLNTPFLYFAHTVDGVTDAGHFRGNYRETKLIEFRKHFDRIDIISKTPRFIFDENSAIANASDANISEAVLASIEIEKAEDGKILFKADKLFLSESLHKVSPWKRVDDKNASKRFALGKLDDKKSRIVKHRPYSNNLDIVVDYVFSNPDPKVAGSNAVTDSRFVSLKVQHSFVALPDNSYQPRYDDARIGYFTNQFDVQTSPDWAPYKDVIKRWNLVKKDPSAALSEPVEPIVWWIENTTPVEWRDTVRDGVLGWNSAFEKIGFKNAIVVKVQPDDATWDAGDINYNVLRWTSSPRPPFGGYGPATANPLTGQILGSDIMLEYVFMRNRWMYDSLYSQGQMSHGAEASSDTLHCSLGHEMQGQLMTASLATGADIERKEMLRQGLVQLVLHEVGHTLGLNHNMKSSILWGPKEVHDKSKTQGIVTGSVMDYAPANIAPPGVEQGDIFQTKPGPYDDWAIEFGYSTALNDDTQEQQRLEKILSRSGEHGLAFGNDADDMRAPGRHIDPRVMIGDLSSDPVTYGVDRMTLINHLFTELKDKARVDGQSNQQLLTSANMLFGQYRGQATVISRQIGGVYVERSVVGTEGETKPFTPVPLARQKAAMTALKEMVFAPTVLENMQPLYNYMQAQRRGFNHYGKNEDPKVHKMVLGMQKSVLDQVLHANVLQRISDSAYYGNEYSLNEVMNELTAAIFVADKNATTLSQNLQIEYVSRLINVAGLSKASKYDNLAKAAALFQLQSILDKSTAWGADQATKAHKAYIDRMITKALEA
- a CDS encoding PQ-loop repeat-containing protein produces the protein MSEYLPIVSSFVLVLSFVPLIRKIRKNRSVSGVSLLMMSFGVAQSSYFIAYNVFFERFFMVLPFVITGSLSALILYYFIRYNASSKQRNQLALLLGLSTLPFGLLLAKNVEAAALLNALTYLGLVMSSIRVMPQTYKTIKSGDVSNLSARYFSLQFLAGGIGLAAELSLGHVSVAHVLMFVMILLTNAAQLGCIQHYRSKPALA
- a CDS encoding PKD domain-containing protein translates to MKRHILVTALGLASGIAMAQAPLTEAQMMEYTSKASKAMIGKKYDLNLPLITQNSAKNTSTSTQTIVQTVSHPDASYIKLHFKNLNLASGGKLVVRSEDSGERYEYTQANLRAATVDPNLGDDGVKQFSAMSVSADKVIIEYTPGQGNAGKTPEIDFYYHGTEGQATVEGLTDVTPMSTCGAMERKDVQCWAQSHPVEFERSRPVARLLMNGSGLCTGWRVGADNRMFTNNHCVGSASELANTEVWFNYQSTSCNGSQRETVVKVTGKDFLKTDYTLDYTLFTINDFAKAQPFGYFGLDVRNPSQGERIYIPQHGSGNPKELSIESDQDTNGLCSVNQATANGRGTGTDIGYYCDTIGGSSGSPVLAASTNNVVALHHLGGCTNKGAKISLIWPQVSTHFGGQIPVGDNGTTDPLPVALFTYSCNDLSCSFDGSGSSSPNGSITQHSWQFGDGASASGAQTSHSFTNSGSYTVELTVTDSNGDTASTTQQVAVTLPGEEQKLIKGVAKTGLSGARNSEIFFYYDAPAGANTVTFYTSGGTGDADMYVLKGTEPTTSNWTCRPYRSGNTESCSLNEGAGRYWVMIRGYNAYSGLQIVADHN
- a CDS encoding sensor histidine kinase; protein product: MVLKHLASAEWRLGAYCTLLTISCTVLLTLLLLQLQLEVTWVAAVSVSVLGLLGRLQQILLSHLKRIAMRANWQLEAIAQSDFTQTIKPHYTAGVVAEFEQRLLALSAQLHSQKRRYHSQQFIIYQLIDSLNTPIMMFDEKLKLAYANGAFELLYHRPWLECKGISAAQFGLVQQDNHWHFADTAQQSRWQLQSSEFFQEGKRFSLLVALDITKALRKKELAAWQHLIRVISHEIHNSLTPVSSLAQTLLARAKDEKEQHALSVIGQRCQHLQQFVSQYAKVTQTPRLDRESVSIMLLLSSVAALFEDTDIQVNCTVNTLNLDKALIEQVLINLIKNAIEACGENAKLTLHAYYQQQQAVIDVQDNGPGFANLDNMLTPFYSTKEGGQGIGLTFSRTIVELHDGQLSCHNTDPGGLIKITLPC
- a CDS encoding tetratricopeptide repeat protein; translated protein: MKWLFIILTSIGLSGCNSTHTTTADMRQKVDVTSLFNHSLFALKSVPSEQQIFTLPKQEAEALLTYVERFRGKNVTKDEILGNFLQAKIGHFSYDGETFIASELLNQQSGNCISLAILSQAYANILGIETSYAKVDSFPIYQKNQNFVLTSSHFKTKLITPKEELATLNNRLSFSGTVVDYFPEQDSVFSGNAQYEDLVAKFYTNLAVSALLEADYDMSYSLLSAALKYAPRDAEAINIAALLHKHVGDRNSAKQIYDYAFNNHLTSTNLLLNYLNYIPKDQTNLKNMILAELEQSPTSPFDTLSLASSYIKQQRYKKAKELIEPLLLNYHYLPEVYVELGKIAYLEQRYQTASEYFEQAVNKSREQYKKDLYTAKQKMLNHLLVRNEDIK
- a CDS encoding TolB-like translocation protein codes for the protein MRALLIIFVAFTSFGLQAKWQTIKTENFNVHYPQSLQQWAYSAANELEVVRDKVLAQQGRALSERADVIIYDPENAANGFALPSTDKPMMALQATPPQADSVIANNTSWQQLLILHEYIHLVHLSQPSRNQWRQHLRDWHDITDLLDAVLPRWVSEGYATLLESRLTGRGRLYDNYSESIVRYYAQQGALPTYSALDDGDKSYLSNSMAYLVGVRFLAWLEDNYGAQTLDAVWTRVQAVESRSFETAFSGAFGAPASQLYRRFIVEYSYQAMQQEKALIPTQSELWQQFAYAARDIAFSPDGSQFLVVEQNRKRQVILNIYESKENVEAIEQFNKRNEAILNADPKDIVDIAPEVFPKKRLAQLNAHNFAGIYYPQWLNDSHIYFVAKTPDADDSFINDLFVWKVGTGKPKQLTEGAGIRRFSIVDANTVIAEVSRLGYSQLVIMELDSGKQAPITTSKLGDVHDFPVLSNKKTTLAYVHVTPNKRWQLVVKDLSHDTTEIVYLPKSHQYLSGLTWSHDDDKLYFISGVAGHLAVMRYDVESKVLETLPASAKPLEQIITHSQQLLVSYATPEGVKVNKIVSPAWRTVSVLEQVDEAEQKELHPHQLPAAKIDQTVLPSSDYSVFEQSYSIALSGALNSASFDSLGVSLKGQDVLRQLAWQLGAEKSMNNGALMGAFAQLEYRHENWKTTFDAGYQELEADKQSRSPQANTSNESSFKQFALSSSYRFGEALNYLAPELGVIRVQHGEKTWNGGRYGFNGRAMWDTQQHGVALQVSAAQWLGELDGFDYQVNLFAKAWQIPFYASVDSRYSSELPLSVGGGALTSTSISNSLHAVSEPMLPHLFATGSRYLGYEFATSWQQGKPKLFYKQHQLEGEVIGQNYGIKMRLPLSRVILDKAADFAPAGLTDLQFSAGVGRIEGRNMTNENRVWFSVWYEL